One Vibrio campbellii CAIM 519 = NBRC 15631 = ATCC 25920 genomic window carries:
- a CDS encoding aerolysin family beta-barrel pore-forming toxin, translated as MPNVSTRLSMTLALSFLSTIAHGKIFSDQLVIDKLENNQCRAGYRLITHYEALEHRDSILPRMQTWDIIGLQNGWAIMGKGYHGEIKSEQASDKAWCHPIHPNAGLPRNFSMPITEGSTTEIERNLVTNDEHFVRPISYLAHTLGYAWLSGNQGKFVGDDMVVNRVNGRWEIQGNSDDSCNGVRCDEKTKITIQDFAYQLNPKHFSHGDVSESTKEKLTTITAYAINTQDRPKHINVQFDVDQSTSWHKTDHSVFAQSVYISDAFRWPKIGNTHPNVSVDANQLFSDLNSSTSTSSANREANLTIPAHSILPIQIELYRSHISYPFRIRTDISYRVRFDGFLRHSGNAWHTHPENRPTTSHMFTMGRASELSENIRYQWDHRYIPGETKWWDWSWAIRTHGLALMQYAAGESLRPYHSHVSGAFEAESQYAGMIDVGQELTVDAPLHWAEGSTPQQIQVGNVTVLTDFDARSLEQLGFHSARLLIQPLD; from the coding sequence GATTGCTCACGGTAAAATCTTTTCTGATCAACTTGTTATCGACAAATTGGAAAATAACCAATGTCGCGCAGGTTACCGCTTGATCACGCATTACGAAGCACTCGAGCACAGAGATTCTATTTTGCCTCGGATGCAAACATGGGACATCATCGGGCTACAAAATGGCTGGGCAATCATGGGCAAGGGCTATCATGGAGAGATCAAGTCTGAACAAGCGAGTGATAAAGCATGGTGCCACCCTATCCATCCAAATGCGGGACTCCCTCGTAACTTCTCAATGCCCATCACCGAAGGAAGTACCACTGAAATTGAACGCAACCTTGTTACAAATGATGAGCACTTTGTTCGTCCCATCAGTTATCTCGCTCACACCCTTGGCTACGCATGGCTTAGCGGGAACCAAGGAAAGTTTGTCGGTGATGACATGGTCGTTAACCGCGTGAATGGTCGCTGGGAAATACAAGGGAACAGTGACGACTCATGCAATGGTGTGAGATGCGATGAAAAAACCAAAATTACCATTCAAGACTTCGCTTACCAACTCAATCCAAAACATTTTTCACATGGTGATGTCTCTGAGTCAACCAAGGAAAAGCTCACAACGATCACCGCGTACGCAATCAATACGCAGGACAGGCCTAAACACATTAACGTTCAGTTTGATGTCGACCAATCAACAAGTTGGCATAAGACTGACCATTCCGTATTTGCCCAAAGCGTTTACATTAGTGATGCATTCCGATGGCCAAAAATTGGGAATACTCACCCAAATGTATCGGTCGATGCCAATCAGTTATTCTCGGACTTAAACAGTAGCACAAGCACCAGTTCAGCGAATCGAGAAGCGAACCTTACGATTCCCGCTCACTCAATTTTGCCAATTCAAATCGAGTTGTATCGCTCTCACATTTCGTACCCATTTCGTATTCGTACAGATATCAGTTATCGCGTAAGGTTCGATGGTTTTTTACGTCATAGTGGCAATGCTTGGCACACTCATCCAGAAAATAGACCGACCACTTCTCATATGTTCACCATGGGAAGAGCAAGCGAACTCAGCGAAAACATCCGTTATCAGTGGGATCACCGATACATTCCTGGGGAGACCAAATGGTGGGATTGGAGTTGGGCAATTCGTACCCATGGCCTAGCCTTGATGCAATATGCGGCTGGAGAGAGCTTACGCCCATACCATTCCCACGTCTCTGGCGCTTTCGAGGCTGAATCACAATATGCCGGGATGATAGACGTCGGCCAAGAATTAACCGTCGATGCCCCTCTGCACTGGGCTGAAGGTTCAACCCCGCAGCAAATTCAAGTAGGCAATGTTACTGTTTTAACAGACTTCGACGCTAGATCTTTAGAGCAACTTGGTTTCCATTCCGCTCGCCTACTCATTCAACCTCTAGACTAA
- a CDS encoding LysE family translocator yields MDILNFEAFLIAITILTLTPGLDTALVIRNTSRSGLKDGCTTSLGICFGLFVHALFSAIGISAVLAQSAELFQMVKIVGAAYLIWLGLISLRALMKSSGGIAVSEQAHQAYSGKRAFREGFLSNVLNPKTAVFYLAFLPQFVNPEGSPLLQSMLMASIHFIIAMVWQCGLAGALNSAKTLLKNASFMKWMEGATGAVLVALGIKLLVEKPV; encoded by the coding sequence ATGGATATTTTGAATTTTGAGGCATTTCTGATTGCCATTACGATCTTGACGCTCACGCCGGGATTGGACACCGCATTGGTAATTCGTAATACAAGCCGTTCAGGCCTTAAGGACGGCTGTACAACTAGTCTGGGAATTTGCTTTGGTCTATTTGTTCATGCACTGTTTTCAGCGATCGGGATTTCTGCCGTTCTGGCGCAATCTGCTGAGTTGTTTCAGATGGTCAAAATTGTAGGCGCCGCTTACTTGATTTGGCTGGGGCTAATCAGCTTGCGCGCATTGATGAAGTCAAGTGGTGGTATTGCGGTCTCTGAGCAAGCGCACCAAGCATACAGTGGTAAACGTGCATTCCGTGAAGGCTTCCTTTCTAACGTTTTAAACCCGAAAACGGCAGTATTTTATCTCGCATTTTTGCCCCAGTTTGTAAATCCTGAAGGCTCTCCACTGCTGCAATCTATGCTGATGGCATCGATTCATTTCATCATTGCGATGGTGTGGCAATGTGGATTAGCTGGCGCTTTGAACTCAGCAAAAACACTGCTGAAAAACGCAAGTTTCATGAAGTGGATGGAGGGGGCTACGGGGGCTGTACTCGTGGCGCTTGGTATTAAACTACTTGTGGAAAAACCAGTCTAA
- a CDS encoding carboxypeptidase M32, producing the protein MSAFQKLVEHSKKVSNFGHLSAIVGWDQASVMPSGGAEARSNAMAELEVHIHSLMTQPHLGDLFAQAEEESLSSQDQAVLREMKRDWQQANLLPESLVQAQSLAGSKCEHTWRTQRGNDDWAGFEKNWAEVVKLSQEEAQIRAEAAGTSPYDAMLELYEPGTTSASLDALFADVKTWLPSMIDDAIEKQKGNNILLPNGHYPAEKQKALGLEVMKLLQFDFEHGRLDESVHPFCGGVPTDVRITTRYDEKEFVQSLMGIVHETGHARYEQGLPKSLAGTMAGQARSMGIHESQSLFFEMQVGRSQAFVEHLARLASNHFEGPEFAQDNLSKIYTHVEKGFIRVDADELTYPAHVILRYEIERDLMNGVINHTDVPELWNEKMKAYLGLSTEGNFKNGCMQDIHWTDGAFGYFPSYTLGAMYAAQFMAAMKQTVDVDGAILSGDLSPIFTWLSDNIWSKASLFSTDDLVTQATGEVLNAKHFKTHLENRYL; encoded by the coding sequence ATGAGCGCATTTCAAAAACTCGTCGAACATTCAAAAAAAGTCTCTAACTTTGGCCACCTATCTGCAATTGTAGGTTGGGACCAAGCCTCTGTGATGCCATCTGGCGGAGCAGAAGCACGTTCAAACGCCATGGCAGAACTAGAGGTTCACATTCACTCTCTTATGACTCAGCCTCATTTGGGCGATCTATTTGCACAAGCAGAAGAAGAGTCACTATCAAGCCAAGATCAAGCCGTGCTGCGTGAAATGAAGCGCGATTGGCAGCAAGCGAACCTGCTTCCTGAATCTTTGGTACAAGCGCAATCGCTAGCAGGTTCTAAATGTGAACACACGTGGCGCACCCAACGTGGTAATGACGACTGGGCAGGCTTCGAAAAAAACTGGGCTGAAGTGGTAAAGCTGTCTCAGGAAGAAGCGCAAATTCGTGCAGAAGCGGCTGGTACATCGCCATATGATGCAATGCTAGAACTGTACGAACCGGGCACAACATCGGCATCTCTAGATGCCCTATTCGCAGATGTAAAGACGTGGCTCCCATCCATGATTGATGACGCCATTGAGAAGCAAAAAGGCAATAACATTCTGCTGCCAAACGGCCATTACCCTGCTGAGAAGCAAAAAGCGTTGGGCCTGGAAGTCATGAAGCTGCTTCAATTCGACTTTGAACACGGTCGCCTCGATGAAAGTGTCCACCCATTCTGTGGCGGCGTACCAACAGATGTCCGTATTACCACTCGCTACGATGAAAAAGAGTTCGTGCAATCTTTGATGGGTATCGTGCATGAAACGGGGCACGCTCGTTACGAGCAGGGTTTGCCAAAATCGCTGGCTGGTACAATGGCTGGTCAAGCTCGTTCAATGGGCATTCATGAATCTCAATCTTTGTTCTTCGAAATGCAAGTTGGTCGTAGCCAAGCATTTGTAGAGCACTTAGCACGCCTGGCATCTAACCACTTTGAAGGCCCAGAGTTTGCACAAGACAATTTGTCGAAAATTTACACTCACGTAGAGAAAGGCTTTATCCGTGTAGACGCTGACGAACTGACCTACCCTGCTCACGTTATCCTACGTTACGAGATTGAACGCGACCTAATGAACGGCGTGATCAATCACACTGACGTTCCAGAGTTGTGGAACGAAAAGATGAAAGCGTACTTGGGTCTTTCAACTGAAGGTAACTTCAAAAATGGTTGTATGCAGGATATCCACTGGACAGATGGTGCCTTCGGTTACTTCCCGTCATACACCTTAGGTGCGATGTATGCAGCGCAGTTTATGGCAGCGATGAAGCAAACGGTTGACGTAGACGGCGCAATTCTCTCCGGTGACCTATCACCAATCTTCACTTGGCTATCAGACAACATCTGGAGTAAAGCTAGCTTGTTCTCGACCGATGATTTGGTAACACAAGCAACGGGTGAAGTGCTAAACGCAAAACACTTTAAAACGCACTTAGAAAACCGTTACCTATAA
- the thpR gene encoding RNA 2',3'-cyclic phosphodiesterase yields MRLFFALTFDKTSKSKLKQIQEKLKQHEIVGRYTRKENFHITLAFIGESTHEESQQLTKILHNLKSSCKHITVDHLGSFYQSGRQLAWLGIEDNHAVTNLQNELIEALEQDGFATESRHYVPHITLARHIDKQAPLDDIKILPLPLPIDAIALMESKTVEGKLIYRAIAEVAC; encoded by the coding sequence ATGAGATTATTTTTCGCGCTTACCTTTGATAAAACTAGCAAGTCAAAGCTCAAGCAAATTCAAGAAAAGTTAAAACAGCATGAGATAGTAGGGAGATACACTCGCAAAGAAAACTTCCATATTACTTTAGCTTTTATTGGTGAATCGACACATGAGGAGTCTCAGCAACTAACGAAGATTCTTCACAATCTGAAGTCTTCTTGCAAACATATTACTGTTGATCATCTAGGTTCGTTTTACCAAAGTGGCAGACAACTAGCGTGGTTGGGTATTGAAGACAATCATGCTGTTACCAATCTGCAAAATGAACTGATAGAAGCACTGGAACAGGATGGCTTCGCGACGGAGTCACGACACTACGTTCCGCACATTACATTAGCTCGTCATATCGATAAGCAAGCGCCACTGGATGATATAAAGATCTTACCACTGCCGTTACCGATTGATGCTATCGCACTAATGGAAAGTAAAACGGTAGAGGGTAAATTGATTTATCGAGCAATTGCAGAAGTTGCTTGTTAG
- the fos gene encoding fosfomycin resistance glutathione transferase, with protein sequence MLTGLNHITIAVSDLERSLAFYIKALGFKGHVKWKRGAYLSLGDLWLCLSVDKPDEKHDYTHIAFTVSQQNFTDFTNTIIELGIRQWKENKSEGESLYILDPDGHKLEIHTGDLYSRLESIKHQPYEGLEWL encoded by the coding sequence ATGCTGACAGGATTGAACCACATTACGATAGCGGTGAGTGATTTAGAACGGTCGCTAGCGTTCTATATTAAAGCGCTCGGTTTTAAAGGGCATGTAAAGTGGAAGCGCGGTGCGTATCTCTCATTGGGTGACCTATGGCTTTGTTTATCGGTCGACAAGCCCGACGAAAAACATGATTACACCCACATTGCTTTTACTGTTTCACAGCAAAATTTTACCGACTTTACCAACACAATTATCGAGTTGGGTATTCGCCAATGGAAAGAGAATAAAAGTGAAGGGGAGTCGTTATACATCCTTGATCCTGATGGCCACAAGTTAGAAATCCACACTGGCGATTTATACTCTCGATTAGAGAGCATAAAGCATCAACCTTATGAAGGGTTAGAGTGGCTTTAG
- a CDS encoding LysE family translocator codes for MNFDTLLAFGGIVFFLAIIPGPNALLILFTALTQSRRFAIANILGVALGFLIHAFVSAKGLSLLLSQSALAFNILKWMGVAYLIWLGINNLRSGLKLADQKLKLDRKIEEQTLKQAFVKGLLTNLLNPKIVLFYLSIFPQFVQPEHILEQSIMLGALQASIVASWFLFVIFFATKVKAMLTSSKTSKWLNYVSGGLFVFFGIGLANTRF; via the coding sequence ATGAACTTCGACACCTTGCTGGCTTTCGGCGGAATCGTCTTCTTTTTAGCCATTATTCCCGGCCCTAACGCATTACTCATTTTATTTACCGCACTTACGCAGAGTCGTCGCTTTGCTATTGCCAATATTTTAGGTGTGGCACTTGGCTTTCTGATCCACGCTTTTGTCTCCGCAAAAGGGTTGAGCTTGTTGCTTTCACAATCAGCGCTGGCGTTCAACATATTAAAGTGGATGGGTGTTGCGTACTTAATTTGGTTGGGCATCAATAACCTAAGAAGTGGACTTAAACTGGCAGACCAAAAGTTAAAACTTGACCGTAAAATCGAGGAACAGACTCTCAAGCAAGCCTTTGTGAAGGGACTATTGACTAACCTGCTTAATCCAAAAATCGTGTTGTTCTACCTCTCTATTTTCCCTCAGTTTGTGCAACCTGAACATATTCTCGAGCAAAGCATCATGTTGGGTGCTCTTCAGGCAAGCATTGTTGCTAGTTGGTTTTTGTTTGTGATTTTCTTTGCCACTAAGGTTAAGGCCATGCTCACTTCTTCGAAAACAAGCAAGTGGCTGAACTACGTAAGTGGGGGGTTGTTTGTTTTCTTCGGCATCGGTTTAGCTAATACCCGTTTTTAA
- a CDS encoding DMT family transporter yields MPPLVALSIAIVCEVIATSSIPKTEQFTKMMPSTVVIIGYGIAFFLLSVTVKSMPVGIVYAIWSGAGIVLVAAVGYFLYGQKLDLAALVGIGFILTGVMIVNLLSKTVGH; encoded by the coding sequence ATGCCTCCACTGGTTGCTTTATCTATAGCTATCGTGTGTGAGGTGATTGCGACTTCTTCTATTCCTAAGACAGAACAGTTTACCAAAATGATGCCAAGTACAGTGGTTATCATTGGTTATGGTATCGCTTTCTTCCTACTGTCTGTAACAGTAAAAAGCATGCCTGTTGGTATTGTTTATGCGATTTGGAGTGGGGCGGGGATTGTACTTGTCGCTGCTGTCGGTTACTTCCTGTACGGACAAAAGCTCGACCTTGCTGCGCTTGTTGGTATTGGCTTCATCCTCACTGGTGTGATGATTGTTAACTTGCTGTCTAAGACGGTTGGTCACTAA
- a CDS encoding GNAT family N-acetyltransferase — translation MLKANSRHEFPLAFVVHDENNKLVATAELKIRENIDFPEYEHWLGGVYVEDSARGKDYAAALVARAQNHVSQLGFNKLFLQCEQHNEALYWKYGFRPLHYALHNDIQTTIMVWQ, via the coding sequence TTGCTTAAGGCTAACAGCCGACACGAATTTCCACTCGCATTTGTTGTTCATGATGAAAACAACAAGCTTGTCGCGACCGCAGAACTTAAGATCAGAGAGAACATTGACTTTCCAGAATACGAACATTGGTTAGGTGGTGTATATGTAGAGGATTCAGCTCGGGGTAAAGACTATGCTGCGGCGCTCGTGGCTCGTGCTCAAAACCATGTTTCTCAGCTTGGTTTTAACAAACTGTTCCTACAATGCGAACAACATAATGAAGCTTTATATTGGAAATATGGCTTTCGACCTCTACATTACGCTCTACATAACGACATTCAAACTACCATTATGGTTTGGCAGTAA
- the metA gene encoding homoserine O-acetyltransferase MetA gives MPIRIPDQLPASDVLRTENIFVMSESRAASQEIRPLRVLILNLMPKKIETETQFLRLLSNSPLQVNVELLRIDNRPSKSTPTEHLDTFYRQFEMVKGKNFDGLIITGAPLGLVQFEDVIYWDHLKTIMEWAKHHVTSTLYVCWAAQAGLKLLYNLPKKTRKEKLSGVYHHKIHHQYHPLLRGFDDTFLAPHSRYADFSPEFLEEHTDLDILATSDVAGTYLATTKDKRNVFVTGHPEYDSHTLHNEYIRDLGEGMEPAIPINYYPNNNPDNPPCASWRSHGHLLFSNWLNYCVYQQTPYDLDHFSEDAFTKDD, from the coding sequence GTGCCAATTAGAATTCCAGATCAGTTACCCGCTAGCGATGTATTAAGGACAGAGAACATCTTTGTGATGAGCGAAAGTCGAGCGGCAAGTCAGGAAATCCGTCCATTGCGAGTGCTTATTCTCAATTTGATGCCAAAGAAGATTGAGACAGAAACTCAGTTTCTGCGCCTACTTTCTAACAGCCCTCTTCAAGTGAATGTGGAGCTGCTAAGAATTGATAACCGACCAAGTAAGAGTACGCCAACCGAACACTTAGATACGTTTTATCGTCAGTTTGAGATGGTGAAAGGTAAAAACTTCGATGGACTCATTATTACAGGTGCGCCATTAGGTTTGGTTCAGTTTGAAGATGTGATTTATTGGGACCACTTAAAAACCATTATGGAGTGGGCAAAACATCACGTCACTTCAACACTGTACGTGTGCTGGGCGGCACAAGCTGGGTTGAAGCTGCTGTATAACTTGCCAAAGAAAACACGTAAAGAGAAGCTATCGGGGGTCTACCATCACAAGATCCATCATCAATACCACCCTCTTTTGCGTGGCTTTGATGATACCTTCCTAGCACCACACTCACGTTACGCTGATTTTTCGCCTGAGTTTTTAGAAGAACACACTGACCTTGATATCCTCGCGACTTCTGATGTTGCTGGTACCTACCTGGCAACAACAAAAGACAAAAGGAATGTGTTTGTTACTGGTCACCCGGAATACGACTCACACACATTACACAACGAGTATATTCGTGACCTAGGTGAAGGTATGGAGCCAGCAATTCCAATCAACTATTACCCAAATAACAATCCGGATAACCCACCATGCGCAAGTTGGCGAAGTCATGGACACCTGCTGTTTTCTAACTGGCTTAACTACTGTGTTTACCAACAAACGCCGTATGATCTGGATCATTTCAGCGAGGATGCGTTCACAAAGGACGACTAA
- the pilW gene encoding type IV pilus biogenesis/stability protein PilW has product MKFGKLSTLVLASQLGLVGCVTVNEEGNSPVVKADPVSMAESRIALGLGYLESGSMIRAHDNLQQALTHAPNYYRAQLSMAHYYETVGEDAKAEDMYKRSIRQNSKNGNVLNNYGTFLCKQGEYKQADKMFNRAIEQPYYYLIPASYENAGFCALKSNHKDKAKYYFTRAIDHDPHRPKSILQLAKLEIDSGNYTDARIRLMRFNQMYGVKKPSLRLMVELERAAGNEALEKKYQYQLDQIS; this is encoded by the coding sequence ATGAAGTTTGGAAAACTCAGTACGTTGGTATTAGCAAGTCAATTAGGCTTGGTGGGGTGTGTAACCGTTAATGAAGAAGGCAACAGCCCTGTCGTCAAAGCAGATCCTGTCTCAATGGCAGAGTCTCGAATCGCTCTAGGCCTAGGTTACTTGGAAAGCGGTAGCATGATCAGAGCGCACGACAATCTCCAGCAAGCCCTCACCCACGCCCCAAACTATTACCGAGCTCAGCTCTCAATGGCCCACTATTACGAAACCGTTGGAGAAGATGCTAAAGCGGAAGACATGTATAAGCGTTCTATAAGACAGAATTCAAAGAACGGTAACGTGCTCAATAACTACGGCACCTTCTTATGCAAGCAAGGCGAGTACAAACAAGCTGACAAGATGTTTAATCGAGCGATTGAGCAACCATACTATTACCTGATCCCTGCCAGCTACGAAAATGCCGGATTCTGCGCCCTGAAATCAAACCATAAAGATAAAGCGAAATACTACTTCACTCGCGCTATAGACCACGACCCTCATCGACCTAAATCGATCCTTCAGCTTGCTAAGCTCGAAATCGACAGTGGAAATTACACTGATGCTCGTATTCGACTTATGCGTTTTAATCAAATGTACGGCGTGAAAAAGCCCTCTTTACGCCTCATGGTTGAGCTCGAACGCGCGGCGGGTAATGAGGCTCTCGAGAAAAAGTACCAATATCAGCTCGACCAAATTTCTTAA
- a CDS encoding S41 family peptidase, with amino-acid sequence MLKHRNLALVATLPIVLLQGCGGGGSSSDTPTSTAPTDIITWKFRDFSVPASSFANKCSIARTGIDPYTGKKYPDEAGSTLHEKMFLRAFSNDTYLWYDEIPDNNPSKYPSVLTYFNSLVTSDKTASGQNKDRFHFTRSYEDYMKSQQAGLVAGFGFNWKFVQNTEPREVIISYTEDHSPASSNGVARGDKLLKINDIDVVNTSSRAEIDFINKTLFSPELGKNFTFTFETVDGAPKIVTLTSADVATSPVRNVKIIDNDGTKVGYMQYNAFEVTAQQPLINAFNQLSAANVDEIIMDLRYNGGGLVWQSAQVGYMLAGTHSTSTFAELIYNDRIMNSGEVENNVYNFVDTEIDWGKGILTDNALPTLSAKRVYVLTTDNTASSSELLINGLRGIDVEVVQIGTTTTGKPYGFSPQQNCGNMYYTIQFKSSNAKGFGDFADGFTPTAKSLVSSNIGIDDKVEGCVVADDLTKPLGNSSEGMLSAALNYMTTGTCPPAPAVAKAPRLMPMLGGTPLNQQLDPLRQEAIHVKIN; translated from the coding sequence ATGTTGAAGCATAGAAACTTAGCGTTGGTTGCAACCCTGCCTATCGTATTGTTGCAAGGCTGTGGAGGTGGAGGTAGCTCCAGCGATACCCCAACGAGTACTGCACCAACAGATATTATCACATGGAAATTTAGAGATTTTTCTGTCCCTGCTAGCAGTTTTGCTAACAAATGTAGTATCGCAAGAACGGGGATTGATCCTTACACAGGAAAAAAGTACCCAGATGAAGCTGGTTCAACGTTGCACGAGAAAATGTTCCTTCGTGCATTCAGCAATGACACCTACCTTTGGTATGACGAAATCCCGGATAACAATCCAAGTAAATATCCATCTGTTCTCACTTACTTCAATTCTCTTGTGACATCTGACAAAACGGCTTCGGGTCAAAATAAAGACCGATTCCACTTCACTCGTTCATACGAAGATTATATGAAATCGCAACAGGCGGGACTCGTGGCTGGCTTTGGTTTTAACTGGAAGTTTGTGCAAAATACTGAGCCACGAGAAGTTATCATCTCTTACACCGAAGACCATTCTCCAGCATCTTCAAACGGTGTTGCACGTGGTGATAAGCTACTAAAAATTAATGATATTGATGTTGTAAACACATCCTCTCGTGCAGAGATTGACTTCATCAACAAGACACTTTTCTCCCCTGAACTAGGCAAAAACTTCACGTTCACATTCGAAACGGTAGATGGTGCGCCAAAAATAGTTACGCTCACCTCTGCAGACGTAGCGACAAGCCCAGTTCGTAATGTAAAAATCATCGACAACGATGGGACAAAAGTCGGTTACATGCAGTACAACGCGTTTGAAGTCACCGCACAACAACCGCTTATTAATGCCTTTAACCAACTATCAGCGGCAAACGTTGACGAAATTATTATGGATCTCCGTTACAACGGTGGTGGCTTAGTTTGGCAGTCTGCACAAGTTGGCTACATGCTAGCTGGTACACATTCCACCTCCACGTTTGCTGAACTGATTTACAACGACAGGATCATGAACTCCGGCGAGGTAGAAAATAACGTTTATAACTTTGTCGATACCGAAATTGATTGGGGTAAAGGTATCTTGACTGACAATGCTCTACCGACATTAAGTGCGAAACGCGTTTACGTTTTAACTACAGATAACACCGCGTCATCTAGTGAACTGCTTATCAACGGTCTTCGCGGTATTGATGTCGAAGTCGTTCAAATTGGTACGACGACAACGGGTAAGCCTTACGGTTTCTCCCCTCAACAAAACTGTGGCAACATGTATTACACGATTCAATTTAAGTCCTCGAACGCTAAGGGCTTTGGTGATTTTGCCGATGGCTTTACACCTACAGCAAAAAGTCTAGTATCGTCTAATATTGGTATAGATGACAAAGTGGAAGGCTGCGTTGTTGCGGATGATTTAACCAAACCATTGGGTAATAGTTCTGAAGGCATGTTGTCTGCAGCATTAAACTACATGACCACAGGAACTTGTCCACCGGCACCAGCCGTAGCAAAAGCACCTCGCCTTATGCCTATGCTGGGTGGCACTCCACTAAATCAACAGCTTGATCCACTGCGACAAGAGGCTATTCATGTCAAAATTAACTAG
- a CDS encoding porin family protein produces the protein MKTKLSLLALALCSTSAMADSWLYAGGQIGQSDIDSESDTTYGIHVGTGILPLIGIEVGYFNHGQVDLNLGGNKGDVDFSSFYLAAKPSIDFGPLHVYAKGGINAFNVEYNGNLSSLDKDDGVSYMYGVGAEYFLLDNISLGASYQAFGVDIDGDSDTVSSITGNVTFHFL, from the coding sequence ATGAAAACAAAACTCTCGTTATTGGCTTTAGCGCTTTGCTCAACGTCTGCGATGGCTGATTCTTGGCTTTATGCTGGTGGTCAAATCGGTCAATCTGACATCGACAGTGAAAGTGATACGACTTACGGTATCCATGTAGGTACGGGGATCTTACCGCTGATCGGCATTGAGGTTGGCTACTTTAATCATGGTCAAGTAGATTTAAATCTTGGTGGTAACAAAGGCGATGTGGATTTCTCTTCATTCTATCTAGCGGCGAAACCAAGTATCGATTTTGGTCCTCTGCACGTTTACGCGAAGGGCGGTATCAACGCGTTTAACGTCGAATACAATGGTAATTTGAGTAGCTTGGACAAAGACGATGGTGTGTCTTACATGTACGGTGTTGGTGCGGAATACTTCCTGTTAGATAACATTTCTCTCGGTGCAAGTTATCAAGCATTTGGTGTAGATATTGATGGTGATAGTGATACCGTTAGTAGCATCACTGGTAACGTGACGTTCCATTTCTTATAA
- a CDS encoding outer membrane beta-barrel protein — protein MKKTLLAVALLSASSAAMADSWIYGGASVGQSDYKGETDTSYSVHVGTGILPIIGIEAGVTQHGEFKIAGQETKLTSYYAALKPSIDFGPLHVYAKGGIHQWDKKVSGGKDDDDVDLMYGVGAEYIIFGPMSVGASYMNYTAGKDDIGTFSVNATLHFL, from the coding sequence ATGAAGAAAACTCTATTGGCAGTGGCACTTCTAAGTGCTTCTTCTGCAGCAATGGCAGATTCATGGATTTATGGTGGTGCTTCTGTAGGTCAGTCTGACTACAAAGGCGAAACAGACACGTCTTACTCTGTACACGTAGGTACAGGTATTCTGCCAATCATCGGTATCGAAGCGGGTGTTACTCAACACGGTGAATTCAAGATCGCTGGTCAAGAAACTAAACTGACTTCTTACTACGCTGCGCTTAAACCAAGCATCGACTTCGGTCCTTTGCATGTTTACGCGAAAGGCGGTATCCACCAGTGGGATAAGAAAGTTTCTGGCGGCAAAGACGACGATGATGTTGATCTAATGTACGGTGTAGGTGCGGAATACATCATTTTCGGCCCTATGTCTGTTGGCGCAAGCTACATGAACTACACAGCGGGTAAAGACGACATCGGTACGTTCTCTGTAAACGCGACGTTGCACTTCCTATAA